One genomic region from Capra hircus breed San Clemente chromosome 6, ASM170441v1, whole genome shotgun sequence encodes:
- the LOC102187580 gene encoding transmembrane emp24 domain-containing protein 11, translated as MHKAAFLLSFCFSLSTAFYFHAGEREEKCIIEDIPSDTLITGSFKIQQWDLGRHDFLESAPGLGMFVTVTTYSDEVLLSKLYGPQGTFYFTSHSPGEHIICLQSNSTRLVSFGGSKLRIHLDIRVGEHDLDAAITQAKDKVNEVSFKLEHLIEQIEQIVKEQNYQRDREEKFRMTSEDTNSNVLWWAFTQTLIFISVGIFQMKSLKNFFIAKKLV; from the exons ATGCACAAGGCGGCGTTTCTGTTGAGCTTTTGTTTTTCGCTTTCAACTGCTTTTTACTTCCACGCGGGGGAACGAGAGGAGAAATGCATAATAGAAGACATTCCGAGCGACACCCTGATAACAG GGAGTTTCAAGATACAACAATGGGACTTAGGCAGACACGACTTCCTTGAATCTGCTCCTGGTCTGGGAATGTTTGTGACCGTTACAACTTACAGCGATGAG GTATTACTGTCAAAGTTATATGGCCCACAAGGAACGTTCTATTTCACTTCACATTCACCTGGTGAACACATCATTTGCTTACAATCTAATTCTACAAGGCTTGTGTCATTCGGAGGGAGTAAGCTG CGGATCCACTTAGATATTCGAGTCGGAGAACACGACCTTGACGCAGCCATTACTCAAGCAAAGGACAAAGTCAATGAAGTCAGCTTCAAGCTTGAACATCTCATCGAGCAAATTGAGCAAATAGTCAAAGAACAGAACTATCAAAGG GACCGTGAAGAAAAGTTCCGAATGACCAGTGAAGACACAAACAGCAACGTCTTATGGTGGGCATTTACACAAACACTAATCTTTATCTCAGTTGGAATTTTCCAAATGAAGTCCCTTAAAAACTTCTTCATAGCTAAGAaacttgtataa